The proteins below come from a single Beutenbergia cavernae DSM 12333 genomic window:
- a CDS encoding sensor histidine kinase, with protein MPDPDLARPAPPSSGGDGGTGARASVVVRAGVYLVLGGVVAAAYAVLGVGLWQLVDAAPQVPLPMTVAIAVVAVPLGALPPFLAPIRELETAAARSLLGAGVDDVPAPPGGQLRPDDRARAAAFFGAHLILGGAILVGLLAGLPTAVGLLGAALGVPSDGIQLVPGESTAAALGPWAIPVALAILVALPLGTALAGSIMRALAPPLLGPGPEQRAAAERARIAALAERNRLARELHDSVGHALTVTTLQATAAERLLSRDPDAVREALRAIQDTGRSALADLDHALGLLRSDDAAARPARAPDRTLDDLPRLVAESAAAGHTLGVDGDVPPGLPGVVSREAYAIVAEAAVNAWRHGSGPARVRLDASDSVLGLEIANPVPTTSGAGRADRAGRGVVGMRERAHVVGGTLEAGASDAPDGATWVVRARLPWRRADD; from the coding sequence GTGCCCGACCCCGATCTCGCGAGACCCGCGCCGCCGTCGTCCGGCGGTGACGGCGGCACCGGCGCGCGCGCGAGCGTCGTGGTCCGTGCGGGCGTCTACCTCGTGCTGGGCGGCGTGGTGGCCGCCGCGTACGCCGTGCTCGGGGTGGGGCTGTGGCAGCTCGTCGACGCCGCGCCCCAGGTGCCGCTCCCGATGACCGTGGCGATCGCCGTCGTCGCCGTACCGCTCGGCGCCCTCCCGCCGTTCCTCGCGCCGATCCGCGAGCTCGAGACCGCTGCCGCGCGATCGCTGCTGGGGGCCGGCGTCGACGACGTCCCCGCGCCGCCGGGAGGGCAGCTGCGCCCGGACGACCGTGCCCGCGCCGCGGCGTTCTTCGGCGCGCACCTCATCCTCGGCGGCGCGATCCTCGTCGGCCTGCTCGCCGGCCTGCCGACGGCGGTCGGGCTGCTCGGCGCCGCGCTCGGCGTCCCGTCCGACGGGATCCAGCTCGTGCCGGGCGAGAGCACGGCAGCGGCGCTCGGCCCGTGGGCGATCCCGGTGGCCCTCGCCATCCTCGTCGCCCTGCCCCTGGGGACGGCGCTCGCGGGCTCGATCATGCGTGCTCTCGCTCCGCCGTTGCTCGGTCCGGGGCCGGAGCAACGGGCGGCGGCGGAACGCGCGCGCATCGCCGCGCTCGCGGAGCGGAACCGGCTCGCGCGCGAGCTGCACGACAGCGTCGGGCACGCGCTCACCGTGACCACGCTGCAGGCGACGGCCGCCGAGCGCCTGCTCTCGCGCGACCCGGACGCCGTCCGCGAGGCGCTCCGCGCGATCCAGGACACGGGCCGGTCCGCCCTCGCGGACCTCGACCACGCGCTCGGCCTCCTGCGCTCCGACGACGCCGCCGCGCGGCCCGCCCGGGCGCCGGACCGCACGCTCGACGACCTGCCCCGGCTCGTCGCGGAGTCCGCCGCCGCCGGCCACACGCTGGGCGTCGACGGCGACGTCCCGCCCGGCCTGCCGGGCGTCGTCTCGCGCGAGGCGTACGCGATCGTCGCCGAGGCGGCCGTCAACGCGTGGCGGCACGGGTCCGGGCCGGCCCGCGTGCGCCTCGACGCCAGCGACAGCGTCCTCGGCCTCGAGATCGCGAACCCCGTGCCGACGACGTCGGGTGCCGGGCGTGCGGACCGGGCCGGGCGCGGCGTCGTCGGCATGCGGGAACGCGCGCACGTCGTCGGCGGCACGCTCGAGGCCGGCGCGTCGGACGCGCCCGACGGCGCGACCTGGGTCGTGCGCGCGAGACTTCCGTGGAGGAGAGCCGATGACTGA
- a CDS encoding response regulator: MTEQVRVAVVDDEPLVRAGLAAIVDAEPDLGVVGEAGDGADVRDLVARTRPDVVLMDVRMPALDGIAATAALTRDADAPRVLVVTTFENDDYVLDALRAGASGFLLKRAHPDRIVEAIRVVARGDAVLFPEAVRRLVAASPAGATPSPADGPHGAAIGRLTEREEEVLRLVAAGMTNAEIAAQLWLGVETVKTHVGNVLAKLGARDRLQAAIVAYESGFVVPGA, encoded by the coding sequence ATGACTGAGCAGGTGCGGGTCGCCGTCGTCGACGACGAGCCGTTGGTGCGGGCGGGACTCGCGGCGATCGTGGACGCCGAGCCCGACCTCGGCGTCGTGGGCGAGGCGGGCGACGGCGCCGACGTGCGCGACCTGGTCGCGCGGACCCGGCCCGACGTCGTGCTCATGGACGTCCGGATGCCGGCGCTCGACGGGATCGCGGCCACGGCGGCCCTCACCCGCGACGCGGACGCCCCGCGCGTGCTGGTCGTCACCACGTTCGAGAACGACGACTACGTGCTCGACGCCCTGCGCGCCGGCGCGAGCGGGTTCCTGCTCAAGCGCGCCCACCCGGACCGCATCGTCGAGGCCATCCGGGTCGTCGCGCGCGGCGACGCCGTGCTGTTCCCGGAGGCGGTCCGGCGTCTCGTGGCGGCGTCGCCGGCGGGTGCGACGCCGTCGCCCGCCGACGGTCCGCACGGCGCAGCCATCGGCCGGCTCACGGAGCGGGAGGAGGAGGTGCTGCGGCTCGTCGCGGCCGGGATGACGAACGCGGAGATCGCCGCGCAGCTGTGGCTCGGCGTCGAGACGGTGAAGACCCACGTGGGCAACGTGCTCGCGAAGCTCGGGGCGCGCGACCGGCTGCAGGCGGCCATCGTCGCGTACGAGTCCGGGTTCGTCGTGCCCGGCGCCTAG
- a CDS encoding GNAT family N-acetyltransferase, which produces MADPAVPQGIEVRLARDDELEQVVRLRWRWSSERGTPVVAESDHVAAAAAWAREHRDTHLPHIALDDGGVVVGMAWLALTPRVPGVGQLQRTSGDLQSCYVVPERRGAGIGGALTRAVLATALERGAEHVTVHASPSSVRMYARHGFAHSDRLLWAEAAIAEA; this is translated from the coding sequence ATGGCCGACCCGGCGGTGCCGCAAGGGATCGAGGTGCGCCTCGCGCGCGACGACGAGCTCGAGCAGGTCGTGCGCCTGCGCTGGCGCTGGTCGAGCGAGCGCGGCACTCCCGTGGTGGCCGAGAGCGACCACGTGGCCGCCGCGGCGGCCTGGGCGCGTGAGCACCGCGACACCCACCTCCCGCACATCGCGCTCGATGACGGCGGCGTCGTCGTCGGCATGGCCTGGCTGGCGCTCACGCCCCGTGTGCCGGGCGTCGGGCAGCTGCAGCGCACGTCCGGCGACCTGCAGTCCTGCTACGTCGTGCCGGAGCGACGCGGCGCGGGGATCGGCGGTGCGCTGACGCGTGCGGTGCTGGCGACGGCGCTTGAGCGCGGCGCCGAGCACGTCACGGTGCACGCCTCGCCGTCGTCCGTGCGGATGTACGCGCGGCACGGGTTCGCCCACAGCGACCGGCTGCTGTGGGCGGAGGCCGCGATCGCGGAGGCCTGA
- a CDS encoding methylenetetrahydrofolate reductase — protein sequence MTTSTLYTPARPTISFELYPPRTPAGEERAWETVEALVGADPDYFSVTYGASGSTATASQSLVRRILTETDVPAVAHLTCVGLSREHARDVVGGFLDDGVRDFLALRGDPPAGNPDWRPAPGGLARACDLVALIRDLEDERFAGNAHADVANRLSIAVAAYPGMQEHPGAEFRVRDCDLEALVAKQRCGADYAITQVFFDVRAYTALVDAARGAGVRIPLVPGVLPLTDPRRIRRLCELNAIPLPAELLARLDAADDEERVAIGLTATLALVADLLAAGAPGIHLYTFNRAEASLAVLEHAFGRVPGAARPGSAAPPSPDHAAPQALVAALPRRGNA from the coding sequence ATGACGACGTCGACGCTGTACACCCCGGCACGCCCGACGATCTCGTTCGAGCTCTACCCGCCGCGCACGCCCGCCGGTGAGGAGCGCGCCTGGGAGACGGTCGAGGCGCTCGTCGGCGCGGATCCCGACTACTTCTCCGTGACGTACGGCGCGTCGGGCAGCACCGCGACGGCGTCGCAGTCGCTCGTGCGGCGCATCCTCACCGAGACGGACGTGCCCGCCGTCGCGCACCTCACCTGCGTCGGGCTGTCCCGTGAGCACGCGCGGGACGTCGTCGGGGGATTCCTCGACGACGGCGTCCGCGACTTCCTCGCCCTCCGCGGCGACCCGCCGGCGGGCAACCCCGACTGGAGACCGGCCCCTGGTGGCCTGGCGCGCGCGTGCGACCTCGTGGCGCTCATCCGCGACCTCGAGGACGAGCGGTTCGCCGGGAACGCGCACGCCGACGTCGCGAACCGCCTGTCGATCGCCGTCGCCGCGTACCCGGGGATGCAGGAGCACCCGGGGGCGGAGTTCCGCGTGCGCGACTGCGACCTGGAGGCGCTCGTCGCCAAGCAGCGGTGCGGCGCGGACTACGCGATCACGCAGGTCTTCTTCGACGTCCGGGCGTACACCGCCCTAGTGGACGCCGCCCGGGGCGCGGGCGTGCGGATCCCGCTCGTGCCCGGCGTCCTGCCCCTCACCGACCCCCGCCGGATCCGGCGGCTCTGCGAGCTCAACGCCATCCCGCTGCCCGCCGAGCTGCTCGCGCGACTCGACGCGGCCGACGACGAGGAGCGCGTCGCGATCGGGCTGACGGCGACGCTCGCGCTGGTGGCCGACCTGCTCGCCGCCGGCGCCCCCGGGATCCACCTGTACACGTTCAACCGCGCGGAGGCCTCCCTCGCCGTGCTCGAGCACGCCTTCGGTCGCGTGCCGGGCGCGGCCCGGCCCGGGTCGGCCGCTCCGCCGTCCCCCGATCACGCCGCACCACAGGCCCTCGTGGCCGCCCTTCCGAGACGAGGAAACGCATGA
- the metE gene encoding 5-methyltetrahydropteroyltriglutamate--homocysteine S-methyltransferase: MTQHLSQPEFPAATVLGYPRIGPHRELKKAVESFWAGRTDAHALEATASDLRARTRSHLAALGLGADDASVPLDFSYYDQVLDAALAIGAVPERFTDLVGDDGTVDLAGYFTIARGEGDRAPLEMTKWFDSNYHYLVPEIGPATPIRFVGRRRVQEFTEALNAGVRTRPVLVGPVTFLLLSKAADGAPAGFSPLDRLDDVVAAYAELLAALAAAGAPWVQLDEPALTSDTWDVPRDEVKAAVARAYGTLAAPSSSRPALFVATPYARLGCAIRELAASGVEAIGVDLVRGSAPDEDVAGIENVTLVGGVVDGHNIWRTDLDAAAEKLAALEGVGAARVTTSTSTSLFHVPHTLDDEPNLDPTLKSWLAFADEKVGEVLALAAGPDGAPEAFAASREVRSTRPTTAGVRRPEVRERLAALTEADFHRAAYDARVAAQDAVLDLPPLPTTTIGSFPQTAEIRRARAAHRRGELTDAQYAEEMRAEIARVVTLQEELGLDVLVHGEPERNDMVQYFAELLDGFAVTENGWVQSYGSRCTRPSILWGDVSRPAPMTVEWSAYTASLTSAPVKGMLTGPVTILAWSFVRDDQPLGDTANQVALALRDEIADLQAAGIGIIQVDEPALRELLPLRRADQQAYLDWSVRSFRLATSGAVEATQVHTHLCYSEFGEVIEAIDGLDADVTSIEAARSRMEILPDIERSGFARGIGPGVYDIHSPRVPSQAEVTELLSAALGSVGARRLWVNPDCGLKTRGYAETVDSLRNIVAATREVRAGLGVPTA, translated from the coding sequence ATGACCCAGCACCTGTCCCAGCCCGAGTTCCCCGCCGCGACCGTCCTCGGCTACCCCCGGATCGGCCCGCACCGCGAGCTCAAGAAGGCCGTCGAGTCGTTCTGGGCCGGGCGCACCGACGCACATGCGCTCGAGGCGACGGCGTCGGACCTGCGCGCTCGGACCCGCTCGCACCTGGCAGCGCTCGGCCTCGGTGCCGACGACGCGTCGGTGCCGCTCGACTTCTCGTACTACGACCAGGTGCTCGACGCCGCGCTGGCGATCGGTGCCGTGCCCGAGCGGTTCACCGACCTCGTGGGCGACGACGGCACGGTGGACCTCGCCGGCTACTTCACCATCGCGCGCGGCGAGGGCGACCGGGCGCCGCTCGAGATGACGAAGTGGTTCGACTCGAACTACCACTACCTCGTGCCGGAGATCGGGCCGGCCACGCCGATCCGGTTCGTCGGCCGGCGGCGGGTCCAGGAGTTCACCGAGGCGCTGAACGCCGGGGTGCGCACGCGTCCCGTGCTCGTCGGACCCGTGACCTTCCTCCTCCTCAGCAAGGCGGCCGACGGCGCTCCCGCCGGCTTCTCGCCGCTCGACCGGCTGGACGACGTCGTCGCCGCCTATGCGGAGCTGCTCGCCGCGCTCGCGGCGGCCGGGGCGCCGTGGGTCCAGCTCGACGAGCCGGCGCTCACCTCCGACACGTGGGACGTGCCGCGCGACGAGGTGAAGGCGGCGGTGGCGCGTGCCTACGGGACGCTCGCTGCGCCGTCGTCCTCGCGGCCCGCGCTGTTCGTCGCGACGCCGTACGCGCGCCTCGGCTGCGCGATCCGCGAGCTCGCCGCGAGCGGTGTCGAGGCGATCGGCGTGGACCTCGTGCGGGGCTCCGCCCCGGACGAGGACGTCGCCGGGATCGAGAACGTGACCCTCGTCGGCGGCGTCGTCGACGGGCACAACATCTGGCGCACCGACCTCGACGCCGCCGCCGAGAAGCTCGCCGCGCTCGAGGGGGTGGGCGCCGCCCGGGTGACGACCTCGACATCGACGTCGTTGTTCCACGTGCCGCACACGCTCGACGACGAGCCGAACCTCGACCCGACGCTCAAGAGCTGGCTGGCGTTCGCCGACGAGAAGGTGGGCGAGGTCCTCGCTCTCGCCGCCGGTCCCGACGGCGCGCCGGAGGCGTTCGCGGCGTCCCGCGAGGTCCGCTCGACGCGGCCGACGACGGCCGGCGTGCGGCGTCCGGAGGTCCGCGAGCGGCTCGCGGCGCTCACCGAGGCCGACTTCCACCGCGCCGCGTACGACGCGCGGGTCGCTGCCCAGGACGCCGTTCTCGACCTCCCGCCGCTGCCGACGACGACGATCGGCTCGTTCCCGCAGACCGCCGAGATCCGCCGGGCGCGGGCCGCGCACCGACGCGGCGAGCTGACCGACGCGCAGTACGCGGAGGAGATGCGGGCCGAGATCGCGCGGGTCGTGACGCTGCAGGAGGAGCTGGGCCTCGACGTCCTCGTGCACGGCGAGCCCGAGCGCAACGACATGGTGCAGTACTTCGCGGAGCTGCTCGACGGGTTCGCGGTCACGGAGAACGGCTGGGTGCAGTCGTACGGGTCGCGGTGCACGCGGCCCTCGATCCTGTGGGGCGACGTGTCGCGGCCCGCGCCGATGACCGTGGAGTGGTCGGCGTACACGGCGTCGCTGACGTCGGCGCCGGTCAAGGGCATGCTCACCGGACCGGTGACGATCCTCGCGTGGTCGTTCGTGCGCGACGACCAGCCGCTCGGCGACACGGCCAACCAGGTGGCGCTGGCGCTGCGCGACGAGATCGCCGACCTGCAGGCCGCCGGGATCGGCATCATCCAGGTGGACGAGCCGGCGCTGCGAGAGCTCCTGCCGCTGCGGCGTGCGGACCAGCAGGCGTACCTCGACTGGTCGGTGCGCTCGTTCCGGCTGGCGACGTCCGGCGCGGTCGAGGCCACCCAGGTGCACACGCACCTGTGCTACTCGGAGTTCGGCGAGGTCATCGAGGCGATCGACGGGCTCGATGCCGACGTGACGTCGATCGAGGCGGCGCGGTCGCGGATGGAGATCCTGCCCGACATCGAGCGGTCCGGGTTCGCGCGCGGCATCGGCCCCGGCGTCTACGACATCCACTCGCCGCGCGTGCCGAGCCAGGCCGAGGTCACCGAGCTGCTGTCGGCGGCGCTCGGTTCCGTCGGGGCGCGCCGGCTCTGGGTGAACCCGGACTGCGGGCTCAAGACCCGCGGCTACGCCGAGACGGTGGACTCGCTGCGGAACATCGTCGCGGCGACGCGCGAGGTGCGGGCGGGCCTGGGCGTGCCGACGGCGTAG
- a CDS encoding heavy metal translocating P-type ATPase, translating to MRLLVLAARHYPWVVGTLLVAAAAAVMMATPARELVPWLLGGYALVVAARSAWGMVRDLMAGTLGIDLLAVTAICATVAVGEYWAALVVVLMLTGGEALEDYAAHRARRDLTSLLSHAPERGHQIRPDGTTEDVPIADVRPGDRLVVRPHETVPVDATLVSPSGTFDESTLTGESLPVDLTVGQEVLSGAVNGSSAVTIAATRSAADSQFQQIVALVAEAAESKSRVVRLADRFAVPFTAVALGIAGTAWWLSGEAVRFAEVLVVATPCPLIIAAPVAFMAGMSRAAREGVIVKSSATLEVFHRARTVAFDKTGTLTWGRPDLTDVRPSDAFEADDVLRLAASAEQYSAHTLAASVVAGAQRRGLARSPAEHADEVTAGGVRARVDGRDVVVGKRSFVAEAVGSDIAATPLTSGELAVYVAADRTYTGALVLRDEVRPNARATIADLRRQGIRHILMLTGDAEATAQHVAAELAIDDVRAGCLPADKVAAVRAVTPRPVVMVGDGVNDAPVLATADVGIAMGARGSTAASESADVVILRDDISRVARALAVGRETVDVALQSIWFGISLSVALMLVAAFGVLPAIVGAWLQEAVDVVSILWALRAVGSRGTRGVRTAETPRAEPSRV from the coding sequence GTGCGCTTGCTGGTCCTCGCTGCTCGGCACTACCCGTGGGTCGTCGGGACCCTCCTCGTCGCGGCAGCAGCCGCCGTCATGATGGCCACTCCGGCCCGCGAGCTCGTGCCGTGGCTGCTCGGCGGCTACGCGCTCGTCGTCGCTGCCCGCTCCGCGTGGGGCATGGTCCGCGACCTCATGGCCGGCACGCTGGGCATCGACCTTCTCGCCGTGACGGCGATCTGCGCCACCGTCGCCGTCGGCGAGTACTGGGCAGCGCTCGTGGTCGTCCTGATGCTCACCGGCGGCGAGGCGCTCGAGGACTATGCCGCCCACCGGGCGCGCCGCGACCTCACGTCACTGCTCTCCCACGCACCTGAGCGCGGTCACCAGATCCGGCCGGACGGCACCACCGAGGACGTCCCGATCGCCGACGTACGTCCGGGCGACCGGCTCGTGGTCCGCCCGCACGAGACGGTGCCGGTCGACGCGACGCTCGTCTCGCCGTCGGGCACGTTCGACGAGTCGACACTGACGGGCGAGAGCCTGCCGGTGGACCTCACCGTCGGCCAGGAGGTTCTGAGCGGCGCCGTCAACGGATCGAGCGCCGTCACCATCGCGGCGACGCGGAGCGCCGCGGACAGCCAGTTCCAGCAGATCGTCGCTCTCGTAGCGGAGGCCGCGGAGAGCAAGTCTCGGGTCGTGCGTCTCGCGGACCGGTTCGCCGTACCCTTCACCGCCGTCGCGCTCGGCATCGCCGGGACGGCGTGGTGGCTCTCCGGCGAGGCGGTGCGGTTCGCGGAGGTGCTCGTCGTCGCGACACCGTGCCCGCTCATCATCGCGGCGCCGGTCGCGTTCATGGCCGGCATGAGCCGTGCCGCGCGCGAAGGCGTGATCGTCAAGAGCAGCGCCACGCTCGAGGTGTTCCACCGCGCCCGGACCGTCGCGTTCGACAAGACCGGAACGCTGACCTGGGGCCGCCCCGACCTGACGGACGTGCGCCCGAGCGACGCCTTCGAGGCCGACGACGTCCTGCGGCTCGCGGCGTCGGCGGAGCAGTACTCCGCGCACACGCTGGCCGCGTCGGTCGTCGCAGGCGCGCAGCGGCGTGGCCTGGCACGCTCGCCGGCCGAGCACGCGGACGAGGTGACGGCGGGAGGGGTGAGGGCTCGCGTCGACGGACGGGACGTCGTCGTCGGCAAACGGTCGTTCGTCGCCGAGGCCGTCGGCTCCGACATCGCCGCGACGCCCCTGACCAGCGGCGAGCTCGCCGTGTACGTGGCTGCGGACCGCACGTACACGGGCGCGCTGGTGCTGCGCGACGAGGTCCGACCCAACGCCCGTGCCACGATCGCCGACCTGCGGCGTCAGGGCATCCGTCACATCCTCATGCTCACGGGGGACGCGGAGGCGACGGCACAGCACGTGGCCGCCGAGCTCGCGATCGACGACGTCCGGGCGGGCTGCCTCCCGGCCGACAAGGTCGCGGCGGTGCGGGCCGTGACCCCGCGGCCCGTCGTCATGGTCGGCGACGGCGTCAACGACGCACCCGTGCTCGCGACGGCGGACGTCGGGATCGCGATGGGCGCGCGCGGTTCGACGGCGGCCAGCGAGTCCGCCGACGTCGTCATCCTGCGCGACGACATCTCCCGGGTGGCCCGTGCGCTCGCCGTCGGCCGCGAGACCGTCGACGTCGCTCTCCAGAGCATCTGGTTCGGGATCAGCCTGAGCGTCGCGCTGATGCTCGTCGCAGCGTTCGGGGTGCTGCCCGCGATCGTCGGCGCCTGGTTGCAGGAGGCGGTCGACGTCGTCTCGATCCTGTGGGCGTTGCGCGCCGTCGGCTCGCGCGGGACTCGCGGCGTGCGGACGGCCGAGACTCCGCGCGCGGAGCCGAGCCGGGTGTGA
- a CDS encoding DUF2231 domain-containing protein, with amino-acid sequence MTEVSGLPAHVLLVHAVIVLLPLAALCVAVSAVWPAARRRLGIVTPLLAIAVAILVPVTANAGEWLLPRVGGAPLAVEHAGFGRTMWWWSTALAVVAIAQYLWSRRAARGARGEDAESGGGDGGGPRWVAVVLLVLALAVPAGAVFRTVQTGESGTRAVWEGSFSTD; translated from the coding sequence GTGACCGAGGTCTCGGGGTTGCCGGCGCACGTCCTCCTCGTGCACGCCGTGATCGTGCTGCTGCCTCTGGCGGCGCTGTGCGTGGCGGTGTCCGCGGTGTGGCCGGCCGCGCGACGCCGGCTCGGCATCGTGACCCCGCTCCTCGCGATCGCGGTGGCGATCCTCGTCCCGGTCACGGCGAACGCCGGCGAGTGGCTGCTGCCGCGGGTCGGCGGAGCGCCGCTCGCCGTCGAGCACGCCGGGTTCGGGCGCACCATGTGGTGGTGGTCGACGGCGCTCGCCGTCGTCGCGATCGCGCAGTACCTCTGGTCCCGGCGGGCCGCACGTGGAGCCCGAGGCGAGGACGCCGAGAGCGGGGGCGGCGACGGCGGTGGCCCGCGGTGGGTCGCCGTCGTCCTGCTGGTCCTGGCGCTGGCGGTGCCCGCCGGCGCGGTGTTCCGGACCGTCCAGACCGGTGAGTCCGGGACCCGCGCCGTGTGGGAAGGGTCCTTCAGCACCGACTGA
- a CDS encoding Rieske (2Fe-2S) protein: MDTARSDLLEHHEELRDTHLCVTRRGVVASGIAAVGAACLAACSGGSPGEDPSTSGAEEPTADEPSSEGPTDESSEPGGESPAGAVVAQLDDVPVGGALSVEIAGQPALLTQPEEGTVKAFSAICTHQGCTVAPGEGELACPCHGSAFALADGAVLGGPAQEPLPEITVTVTDGAVVAS; encoded by the coding sequence ATGGACACGGCACGATCCGATCTGCTCGAGCACCACGAGGAGCTCCGAGACACCCATCTCTGCGTGACGCGGCGCGGCGTCGTCGCGAGCGGCATCGCGGCTGTCGGCGCCGCGTGCCTCGCGGCGTGCTCCGGCGGCTCCCCGGGGGAGGATCCCTCGACGAGCGGTGCCGAGGAGCCCACCGCCGACGAGCCCTCGAGCGAGGGGCCGACGGACGAGTCGAGCGAGCCGGGCGGCGAGAGCCCGGCGGGCGCCGTCGTCGCCCAGCTCGACGACGTCCCGGTCGGCGGCGCGCTCAGCGTCGAGATCGCCGGCCAGCCGGCGCTGCTCACGCAGCCCGAGGAGGGCACGGTCAAGGCGTTCAGCGCGATCTGCACGCACCAGGGCTGCACTGTCGCACCCGGCGAGGGCGAGCTCGCGTGCCCCTGCCACGGCTCGGCGTTCGCGCTCGCGGACGGAGCCGTGCTGGGCGGCCCGGCGCAGGAACCCCTGCCCGAGATCACCGTGACGGTGACGGACGGAGCGGTGGTGGCATCGTGA
- a CDS encoding cytochrome b/b6 domain-containing protein: protein MGTDLVGTVERNNRRTRWLHAGVYVLVLVLLLTGWWLTLGQEGRPSVLARLLRLPDAEIHTWAGWAFAAIAAAGVTLGWRAARTLLTDSVRFRRTDLGWFARWPKAVLTGRFGRHDGHFDPGQRIANLVMLALLLALIVSGVGLWAVSGGPAFVWFNRVHRWSTWVITPVLLGHILIAAGVLPGYRGVWRAMHLGGRLRRRDAARVWPGWLERRDDDRAER, encoded by the coding sequence ATGGGTACTGACCTCGTCGGGACCGTCGAGCGCAACAACCGCCGGACCCGGTGGCTGCACGCCGGGGTGTACGTGCTCGTGCTGGTGCTGCTGCTCACCGGGTGGTGGCTGACGCTCGGCCAGGAGGGTCGGCCGAGCGTGCTGGCGCGGCTCCTGCGCCTGCCCGACGCCGAGATCCACACGTGGGCCGGGTGGGCGTTCGCCGCGATCGCGGCCGCCGGCGTCACGCTCGGGTGGCGTGCGGCGCGCACCCTGCTGACCGACTCCGTGCGGTTCCGCCGCACGGACCTCGGCTGGTTCGCGCGCTGGCCCAAGGCCGTGCTCACGGGCCGGTTCGGCCGCCACGACGGGCACTTCGACCCCGGCCAGCGCATCGCCAACCTCGTCATGCTCGCCCTGCTCCTGGCGCTGATCGTCAGCGGCGTCGGACTGTGGGCGGTCTCGGGCGGGCCGGCGTTCGTCTGGTTCAACCGGGTGCACCGGTGGTCGACGTGGGTGATCACCCCGGTGCTGCTCGGTCACATCCTCATCGCGGCCGGGGTGCTGCCCGGATACCGCGGCGTGTGGCGCGCGATGCACCTCGGCGGGCGGCTGCGCCGCCGCGACGCCGCCCGGGTGTGGCCGGGATGGCTCGAGCGACGGGACGACGATCGCGCGGAGCGTTGA
- a CDS encoding sigma-70 family RNA polymerase sigma factor, producing the protein MDDEALLMRALHDAHAPALRRYVVALGVEGGGVDDVVQETLVRAWRKPEVLDETQRSARAWLFTVARHLVIDEHRTARRRHERPAWDPPDVAVDDESDHLLDQWLVADALAALTPEHRSVVVRAYYGGWSVAQIASAAGIPAGTVKSRLHYGLRALRLALQEKGVTR; encoded by the coding sequence ATGGACGACGAGGCGTTGCTCATGCGTGCGCTGCACGACGCGCACGCACCGGCGCTGCGCCGGTACGTCGTCGCGCTCGGGGTCGAGGGGGGCGGAGTCGACGACGTGGTCCAGGAGACGCTCGTGCGTGCCTGGCGCAAGCCCGAGGTGCTCGACGAGACCCAGCGGTCCGCGCGGGCGTGGCTGTTCACCGTCGCCCGGCACCTCGTCATCGACGAGCACCGCACGGCACGTCGGCGGCACGAGCGACCGGCCTGGGACCCGCCGGACGTCGCCGTCGACGACGAGAGCGACCACCTGCTCGACCAGTGGCTCGTCGCCGACGCCCTGGCGGCGCTGACGCCGGAGCACCGGTCCGTCGTCGTCCGGGCGTACTACGGCGGATGGTCGGTGGCGCAGATCGCGTCCGCCGCCGGGATTCCCGCCGGCACGGTGAAGTCACGGCTGCACTACGGCCTCCGCGCGCTCCGGCTCGCGCTCCAGGAGAAGGGGGTGACCCGATGA